A segment of the Ammospiza caudacuta isolate bAmmCau1 chromosome 2, bAmmCau1.pri, whole genome shotgun sequence genome:
ttctctgaggcctctcagcttcccaggagacaaatcctgggcaaaggaatttttcagggAATGTGAAGGCCACAAATAAATACTTTCAAATTTGATGTCCCCCTCTGCTATGTCCTTTCAAGGCCCTTCCTTCCTGGTCCAGCCATTTGCTGAAGATTACTGGGACACAGTCTGTTTCcagcctcaaaggctgaggctTTATATCCACATCTGGCTCAATGTGGGACCCCTTTTCTTAGGATTTTCCTACCCTTCTTCCTAGTACCATgctattttcttattttttattcccTCAGTGCCTCTGGCCACAGTCATCCAGAATTCCTTCCTAGTTCCTGACCCCAGGCACTTTGAAAGAAGTTATAACTTTCCTTTTTCACCCCCCAAAACTTAACAAAAAACAGAATGGCTGCAAGACAGTGAAGAAATCAGAGAGGACATGAAGGCTCTGCAGAATTGGACACTGTTGGACACTGGATGTTATAACAAAATGTAAGAAACCccatgtgaaatattttttgacaGTACTAGAACAGTGTTCTCGAAAAATTCTTCAATATACACCCCTATCagagaagtatttttaaacGCATACACCCAGTATATGTACATTTAGTAGCTGATAATTAGATATGTGTAGCACTAAAGTTCTAATGCTTCCCCCTCACACCTCAGTGCATCATCTTGCACCCCACTTTGAAGACTTCTGCACAGGAACATCATAAGCCAGCAGCCTGTCACTGAATATGGATTTCAGATGCAAAGTCTAGAAGATGCACAGCCCTTCACCAAACTCTCTCCTGATCCCCAGCAACTGAGGAGTTGATGTTCCAAGTCGTAGGGGTGCCTGTCCAGGAACACTACTTCACTGGCAGAAGATACATGGGAAGAGAGGAGCAATTGCTCCTCCACCACAAAGCTCTTTGAGATCATGGagtcacagaatattctgaggtggaagggacccacaaggatcaatTCCAGCTCATAAGTGAATGGCTCATACAGGGATCAAACCCATGACTGAGATGTAAAATGACTAAGCTCAGAAACTTCATGTTTTATGCTCATGGGAAGCTTTACCTCCGTCAGCCCATAGTCTCAACAGGTTTCTCTTTCCCAGGATCTTGCATCAGCCTGGACAAATATATTTGCGTTATCTGAGTCCTGTGATGACACAGCTGACCAAAATACTTGAACTAGGAACATGGAGTTCCAGAAAAACAGCTGCCATTGCTTGTCCATTGATAATATCTAACACAGCTACCATTCAGTCACCATCCCTCCCCCTTCTTGTGCCCCCAAGACCCACCAGCTTTCTACTGCAGCATTACTACATGAAATGAGAAACTTCTTTGCAGCAATGGATGTACACTCTTGAGTGTATTCTTTGAAGGAGACTATAAAAAACCTTTCAATGGGTCTGTGAGGTGTTCAGCACCACTGAGAAGAAGGAGTTATTTATGTTTCAGACAGGGATTTcttgaaagagagaaagagaggaagggaggaagggaggaagggaggaagggaggaagggaggaagggaggaagggaggaagggaggaaggaaggaaggaaggaaggaaggaaggaaggaaggaaggaaggaaggaaggaaggaaggaaggaaggaaggaaggaaggaaggaaggaaggaaggaaggaaggaaggaaggaaggaaggaaggaaggaaggaaagaaggaaggaaggaaggaaggaaggaaggaaggaaggaaggaaggaaggaaggaaggaaggaaggaaggaaggaaggaaggaagaggcggaaggaagtggcggaaggaagtggcggaaggaagtggcggaaggaaggaagtggcggaaggaaggaagtggcggaaggaagtggcggaaggaaggaagtggcggaaggaagtggcggaaggaaggaaggaagtggcggaaggaagtggcggaaggaagtggcggaaggaagtggcggaaggaagtggcggaaggaaggaaggaaggaaggaaggaaggaaggaaggaaggaaggaaggaaggaaggaaggaaggaaggaaggaaggaaggaaggaaggaaggaagtggcggaaggaagtggcggaaggaagtggcggaaggaagtggcggaaggaaggaaggaaggaaggaaggaaggaaggaaggaaggaaggaaggaaggaaggaaggaaggaaggaagtggcggaaggaagtggcggaaggaagtggcggaaggaagtggcagaaggaagtggcggaaggaagtggcggaaggaaggaaggaaggaaggaaggaaggaaggaagtggcggaaggaagtggcggaaggaagtggcggaaggaagtggcggaaggaaggaaggaagtggcggaaggaaggaagtggcggaaggaaggaagtggcggaaggaagtggcggaaggaaggaagtggcggaaggaagtggcggaaggaaggaaggaagtggcggaaggaaggaagtggcggaaggaagtggcggaaggaagtggcggaaggaaggaagtggcggaaggaaggaagtggcggaaggaagtggcggaaggaagtggcggaaggaagtggctgaaggaaggaaggaaggaaggaaggaagtggcggaaggaaggaagtggcggaaggaaggaagtggcggaaggaagtggcggaaggaagtggcggaaggaaggaaggaaggaaggaaggaaggaaggaaggaaggaaggaaggaaggaagtggcggaaggaagtggcggaaggaaggaaggaagtggcggaaggaagtggcggaaggaagtggcggaaggaagtggcggaagtggcggaagtggcggaaggaaggaaggaaggaaggaaggaaggagggaaggaaggagggaaggaaggagggaaggaaggaaggagggaaggaaggaaggaagtggcggaaggaaggaagtggcggaaggaagtggcggaaggaagtggcggaaggaagcGGCGGAAGGAAgcggcggaaggaaggaagtggcggaaggaaggaaggaagtggcggaaggaaggaaggaagtggcggaaggaagtggcggaaggaagtggcggaaggaagtggcggaaggaagtggcggaaggaaggaaggaaggaaggaaggaaggaaggaaggaagtggcggaaggaagtggcggaaggaagtggcggaaggaaggaaggaagtggcggaaggaagtggcggaaggaagtggcggaaggaagtggcggaaggaagtggcggaaggaaggaaggaaggaaggaaggaaggaaggaaggaaggaaggaaggaaggaaggaaggaaggaagtggcggaaggaagtggcggaaggaaggaaggaaggaaggaaggaaggaaggaaggaaggaaggaaggaaggaaggaaggaaggagggaaggaaggagggaaggaaggagggaaggaaggaaggagggaaggaaggaaggaagtggcggaaggaaggaagtggcggaaggaagtggcggaaggaagtggcggaaggaagcGGCGGAAGGAAgcggcggaaggaaggaagtggcggaaggaaggaaggaaggaagtggcggaaggaaggaaggaagtggcggaaggaagtggcggaaggaagtggcggaaggaagtggcggaaggaaggaaggaaggaaggaaggaaggaaggaaggaaggaaggaaggaaggaaggaagtggcggaaggaaggaagtggcggaaggaaggaaggaagtggcggaaggaagtggcggaaggaagtggcggaaggaagtggcggaaggaagtggcggaaggaagtggcggaaggaaggaaggaaggaaggaaggaaggaaggaaggaagtggcggaaggaagtggcggaaggaaggaaggaagtggtggaaggaaggaagtggcggaaggaagtggcggaaggaagtggcggaaggaagtggcggaaggaagtggcggaaggaagtggcggaagtggcggatgtggcggaaggaaggaaggaaggaaggaaggaaggaaggaagtggcggaaggaaggaagtggcggaaggaaggaaggaagtggcggaaggaaggaaggaaggaaggaaggaaggaaggaaggaaggaaggaaggaaggaaggaaggaaggaaggaagtggcggaaggaaggaaggaaggaagtggtggaaggaaggaagtggcggaaggaaggaagtggcggaaggaagtggcggaaggaaggaagtggcggaaggaaggaagtggcggaaggaaggaagtggcggaaggaagtggcggaaggaaggaagtggcggaaggaaggaagtggcggaaggaaggaagtggcggaaggacggaaggaaggaaggaaggaagtggcggaaggaaggaaggaaggaaggaaggaaggaaggaaggaaggaaggaaggaaggaagtggcggaaggaagtggcggaaggaaggaagtggcggaaggaaggaagtggcggaaggaagtggcggaaggaagtggcggaaggaagtggcggaaggaaggaagtggcggaaggaaggaaggaaggaaggaaggaaggaaggaaggaaggaaggaaggaaggaaggaagtggcggaaggaaggaagtggcggaaggaaggaagtggcggaaggaaggaaggaaggaaggaaggaaggaaggaaggaaggaaggaaggaaggaagtggcggaaggaaggaagtggcggaaggaaggaaggaaggaaggaaggaaggaaggaaggaaggaaggaaggaaggaaggaaggaaggaaggaagtggcggaaggaaggaaggaaggaagtggcggaaggaaggaaggaagtggtggaaggaaggaaggaagtggcggaaggaagtggcggaaggaagtggcggaaggaagtggcggaaggaaggaaggaagtggcggaaggaagtggcggaaggaagtggcggaaggaagtggcggaaggaagtggcggaaggaaggaaggaaggaaggaaggaaggaaggaaggaaggaaggaaggaaggaaggaagtggcggaaggaagtggcggaaggaaggaaggaaggaagtggcggaaggaagtggcggaaggaagtggcggaaggaaggaaggaaggaaggaaggaaggaaggaaggaagtggcggaaggaaggaagtggcggaaggaaggaaggaaggaaggaaggaaggaaggaaggaaggaaggaagtggcagaaggaaggaagtggcagaaggaaggaaggaaggaaggaaggaaggaaggaaggaaggaaggaaggaaggaaggaaggaaggaaggaaggaaggaaggaaggaaggaaggaaggaaggaaggaaggaaggaaggaagtggcagaaggaaggaagtggcagaaggaaggaaggaaggaaggaaggaaggaaggaaggaaggaaggaaggaaggaaggaaggaaggaaggaaggaaggaaggaaggaaggaaggaaggaaggaaggaaggaaggaaggaaggaaggaagtggcggaaggaaggaaggaaggaaggaaggaaggaaggaaggaaggaaggaaggaagtggcggaaggaaggaaggaagtggcggaaggaaggaagtggcggaaggaaggaagtggcggaaggaaggaaggaagtggcggaaggaagtggcggaaggaagtggcggaaggaagtggcggaaggaagtggctgaaggaagtggcggaaggaagtggcggaaggaagtggcggaaggaaggaaggaaggaaggaaggaaggaaggaaggaaggaaggaaggaaggaaggaagtggtggaaggaagtggcggaaggaagtggcggaaggaagtggcggaaggaaggaaggaagtggcggaaggaagtggcggaaggaagtgtcggaaggaagtggcggaaggaagtggcggaaggaagtggcggaagtggcggaagtggcggaagtggcggaaggaaggaaggaaggaaggaaggaaggaaggaaggaaggaaggaaggaaggtcaTCAGAGGGTGTTCTGATTTCAGCTGTAATTCAAAGGGGTTTGTTCATCCTCCACAGTTCTCATGGAAAGACCTGAAAGGCTGCTCTGAGACTGCTTGCTGGATGACCTCTGAATCCTGTGTGAGAAATGCCATTTGCCTTCCTTAGACATCAGTTTGCCCCATGAGCAGAACATCATGGAGTTCTGGGCTTTATGGGAGCCTCTAGACGGGGCGTCAGAGAGGCTGTTAGGAGAATGAGAGGGGCTTGGGTGAGGTATGTTCACTAGATACCTGCCATCAAAGACTTAGAAACACAAAAGCCACAGGAGCTATGATCCAGACCTTTGGCTGTGAGCTTTAGCAGTAGCCTAGGAACAGGTCAGGAGTCTCCTCTTGCTGATTTAAGCAAGTAGCTTATGGAACCAGAGAGATCATGTTCTGTTGTAGTTcgaaattattttattgattcCTTGTTAAGTGGTTTGTTCTGTTGTACCCCCATGCTCTCCCTGAGTTGGTTTACCCCTGGGTTCTaccctccctcaaagctgtccctcataCCTTGCCCCACCTattgttccagctctttccctgcctgtcaaggCAACCCAGCCCCTTTTGTTCCTGAACATTCTCTGCCACCATAACCTGCAGCCAATCCCTGACTGCAACACCATTTTGGAATTCCCCTACTTCTGGAAGCCCCATTGGCCCACGTGACCCATCCTCTTCACCCTCCTACTCCAATTGGCCCCAGACACTTGCTGTAATCCCCTCATTCCTCCCCTGAGGATTTCCTGTTAGTTAGTTGTTTGTATCCACCCCCTGAGTTGTATCTGTATAAAAGCCCTCGCACTGGCATTGTGAGAGCTCTTTGTGTCGGGTTTCTTTACTCGCAATAAACTCTTTGTTGTACAACCTCAAGACAGACAgcctcctcctttctcttctgCCCGGTCCCTGTCATGGCTTGTGTCTGGCACCGTAGAGCAAGTGGATCTAAAGGTTCTGCCTCTGGTAAATCCCTATCATGAGgcagttccccactcctggcatGGTGCCAGAATTATCAGAGCTAGCCCGGGCTCTGGTAGCCATGGCAATGTTCTTATGGGGGATTATCAGCCAGCCCTATATGATGGACTTCTTCATGCTGTTAAGAATAATTTGTATGTTAAAGATGAGATAGGATTAAATAAGTAACagagaaaaacagtaaaaagtACTAAGGTAAAGGCAGGTATGGGCAAGCTTTCTGATTCAAATGCTCATTTGCTAATTCCCGTAAAATTTGTGTGGATattaaaccaaataaaaaaccccaagaaaggaagaaaagttgtaGCCTAAGTGTTATCTTACAGGACATGAAAGCTATAGATCAGGAAAAATACTGTTCTAAAACATGGGTCTGCTTCTATGCTAATGACATGTTTcagacaaagaaaacagaaatccaCAGATCAAATGAAACCCTAGAGTAAACTGGAAATTTTTCTTGCTCCATTTAGTTATGATGAGATTGGATAGCTTCGGTAGTTTTTGACCCTCTTACTCCTTAgaactccttttcctttcccgCAGGAAGCTTCTAATCCTTCTTTCTTTCACAGGATACAACATGCTTGTAAGAAAGCTGTGCAGTAATACCAGTTTAAAAGCCAACAGAATTCATGCACCACCTTGGAGGAGGCCCAGGCCTTGGACTTGTACTTCAACACGAAGGAAAATTTCCCTCTGGATGGTGATACTGTGTGTAGCAGTACTCCAGGGTCTACAAAAATTGAATcaagaaatggaaaggaagaGTATTCTTATTTAGTGTCTCAAACTATTCCAGCATTTCCAAACATATGGCTTCTTTTTAATGTCTCTGGAGAGAATCCTGTGTCTTTCAGGAGCTAACATGATGAAGTTGGCAGCTGCTTGGAGAATGAACATGATTATTCAGCAAAATATTAAGCTTTAGTAAGCTTTGCATCATGACAGAAATCCCCACTCCGGCAGACAGGGATTTCAGAAGATCTCACTATTTGTGTTTGCAGCACTATTGTACATCTACATCACACTCATTAACATCAGAATTGTACTGAAATTCTTATGTGGCAAAAATGAGTCTGTAGAACATTCCAAAGATGAATAAAAGCATGGTTCAGTACACAGGCAGACATTTTAATAAAGGTTAGGAGAGAGAAATTAGAAAAGGGAGATGCTGAGCATTCCCACATTTGACCTATTTGACTTGGGAAACGAGGAGGGGCACAGGATTGTTTTTCTATCCTCCCTTTTGAAATGACAATGGAGGAATTTGATTTAGGAAAACGCTGTATTGTGGATGATAAAAACACACATTATTCAAGAAAAGGAATTtgctaaaataaatttaacaaaGTTAAACACTGGGTTTgctagatttctttttcttcccaaataaATGCAATGTATCTTTGTGTCCACTACTTAAAATATGCAACTTTGGGtaaaaacatgcatttttaaGAAAGATACCATCAGCACAGAGGAATTTGAAAGAGGTTTGAGAGTTGTTATTCCTGTTGTACAGGTGCTGTGTGTAAGAATGAGACAGACAAACAACTACATGTCTTCCAAAGCCAAAAGGTATTTTTAGATTGAAGGCTACCTTACAGAATAATTAGAATAGCTCTCTATCTTAGCAGAGGTTTATGATTAACGTGTATGACATTTGTACATTCTACCAATGCCTGTTAATTCCCACACTTGGATCTTCAAATTTTCCACTGTGTACTTTTTGTCTGGAGAAAACCTTGGACTAGAGATAAGACCATCACCAAAAACGTATTTCTAGCAGCTCCCACGTCCAGTCAGCCAGTCTGGGTTTGAGGTCGAATCGAGACCATGAAGTGCCTGCTGCTTCTCGCCTTTATTGGGGTGGCTGGTGAGTacatatttctatttctgcCATTTAATAGGAAGCTGATTTTATAAATGAAAACTGCAAGGTAGCCTGTTGTGGGAAAGCCAAGTCAGTTTTGACTTGCACAAGtcagagccctgcaggttccATCTTCTGTCTGTTCATAATGCCTTGTGCCACAAGCTGGACAATGAACACCTTCATAGGGTTTCCTGACCCAGCTATGGAGATGTGGCCACAGCTTTAGAAAAAGGCTGCCTCCTCCTTTGGGACTAAGGAGTGCACAGGGAATAGCTCTGGACCGAGAAGTCCTAAAGGAACTGCAAAATTTAGGACCCTCGGTGGGTGCTCCAAGAAGATATCACTGCACAGTAGTTTTTACTTTTTCCCTCAGTCAACCCTTGACTGTGTCAGTAGATGGGGTTCAGGGAAAGACACACCCGTGATCTGATCCAACCAGAGCATTTCTGTGTCCCTATGCTCCTTCAGGGAGTAGCCAGCAGGGCTTTACTTGCAGATACGTGAGGCACCCGTGTAAGTCTGATCCCCTTCTTTGAGGGTGCAGCAAATGCATGTGCCTTAGACCTGcccaccagcactgccctgagTGTCCATAGAAGGGGAGCCTACAAGTGAGAGGCTTCATACAGGCAGTCACAGGGCAGATTACAGGCCACATTACCTTAGGCCAGCTGTTGACACATGGCACTTCTTGTCCCCCAGTTGCCTTCCCCACCTTTGCTGAAGACGATGATGACAAGATTGTGGGAGGCTACACCTGCGCACAGAACTCTGTGCCCTATCAGGTGTCCCTGAATTCTGGATATCACTTCTGTGGAGGTTCCCTCATCAGCAACCAGTGGGTCGTGTCAGCTGCTCACTGCTACAAATCGTGAGTGAAAAAATTACATCCTTCTAGAACCTACTTCTGTCTTCCAGTTCACTTCTAGCAGGCATTCTGAGCTATGAGATAGAAATATGTAAGTGCCTCCATTCTCACCAGAGACAGCCAAGGGATGGGTGGATCATTCAGGAAGCCAGGCCGAGGCATCCTGAGGGGTTTTCCACTTGTGCAAACGTTCCTGTGAATGCAGAGCATTTTCTGATATAACAATGAGATAATCAAGCAGAGAGGTCTGGGCTTTGATTTCCTATCAATTACATGAATCATGCTAAAGCATTCTTCCTGGAGAACAGGAAGAGGATCAAGGTCCGGCTGGAGCTGTTTGCCTTGTCCCAGAATATTTGTATCTAGTGCTGCTCTGTATTCAACTGCTGCCAGGTATTTACAGACCTGCAGAAATTCACCACCCATGCATGGAGTGGGTTAAGATCTCAGTGTGGattcccagggctccctgcaggaCAAGAAAGATGCTCTGCCCCAGAAGGCTTCTGTGGCAGTGGTGTTGGAGCAAGTGCACTCAGTGACAGGGAGGTTTCTCTCAACCTGCCCCCGGCAGTAAAGGACACGCTGTGCCTTCTGTTTTCCAGTCGCATCCAAGTGCAGCTCGGGAAACACAACCTGGGGCTCACTGAATCCACACAGCAGTTTATCAACTCTGCTAAAGTCATCCGCCACTCTGGCTACAGCTCCTACACCCTGGACAACGACATCATGCTCATCAAGCTGGCCACCCCAGCCACGCTCAGCAAAGCTATCCAGACCATTCCTCTGCCTACCAGCTGCGTGGCCGCCGGCACCACCTGCCTGATCTCCGGCTGGGGCAACACTctcagcagtggctgtgagTACTCTGGGGGAGCCTACAGACCCTTGGGGGCCCAGGACAGTCTCTAGGACCTGGCCATTAACCCCCAACAGGACAGGCTAAAACACAGGGAAGTGCTGTGGGACAGCTTTTTGGAGTGATGCGTCAGTGTAGGAACTGCACAGTTAATGTCAACAGAGTTGTCAGTTCTCTGAGAATAAGGGTGAAGTCTGGGACTCTGGAACTTGAATTCCTACCAGAGATCTCTGTTCTCTCACACCCATTGTCAGAGATGTGCATGGCCAGTGGTGTCTATTCCATTGAACCTGCACCAGAGGAGAAGATGGTTTTCCTGAGGCTCAGGTTTCTTCCAGTGCATGTATCACAAGAGTGGCCCCACCTTTGCCAACTGATGAACTTCCAGGTACCAGAAAAGTTAAGGTGGCTGCAGTGTAGAATGGTGGGCCCATGGGTAGAATTTGTTCCATCTCTACAGAAGGGACCCATGCTGTGCTTACTGTGGACAGGAAGCAGGATGGCTGCTAGAACAGGGTGTCCAGCATTTGCTTTTCTGCTAAGATCTTCTCCAAGCTCTGAAAAGGACTCAGCAATACCAGCAATCATCTCTCCCTATTTCTTTGCAGCTAACTACCCAGACGAGCTGCAGTGCCTGAAGGCTCCCGTCCTCACCGACAAGCAGTGCTCTGATGCCTACCCTGGGCAAATTACCAAGAACATGATGTGTGTCGGATACCTGGAGGGAGGAAAAGACTCCTGCCAGGTAACTCATCTGCCTCTCCTCACCCAGTCATTTCTCTCCCACCTTTTCCTAGCTGAAGAGGCCTCCACATTACAGAGTCAGCTATACTCACTGCACTGGTAAATCTG
Coding sequences within it:
- the LOC131571979 gene encoding trypsin-like, with the protein product MKCLLLLAFIGVAVAFPTFAEDDDDKIVGGYTCAQNSVPYQVSLNSGYHFCGGSLISNQWVVSAAHCYKSRIQVQLGKHNLGLTESTQQFINSAKVIRHSGYSSYTLDNDIMLIKLATPATLSKAIQTIPLPTSCVAAGTTCLISGWGNTLSSGSNYPDELQCLKAPVLTDKQCSDAYPGQITKNMMCVGYLEGGKDSCQGDSGGPVVCNGQLQGIVSWGYGCAQRGLPGVYTKVCNYVSWIQSTIASN